The following proteins are co-located in the Chaetodon auriga isolate fChaAug3 chromosome 23, fChaAug3.hap1, whole genome shotgun sequence genome:
- the LOC143316207 gene encoding PI-PLC X domain-containing protein 1-like isoform X1, with the protein MEDEERLQLGGNPDWMSRLPEKLLDVPLWNLAIPGSHDSMSFCLDVSSPVLRSEPCLLRVSDRLCPCWTRPCVSRWATTQQSVLSDQCDLGVRFLDLRIAMKPKGGLKLFFAHGIYTVMTVQEALDELATWLDAHPKEIVIISCSHFESLTNQDHARLVEFIIALFGKKLCSPQQDTPTLRSCWSRGHQLVVSYSDQQMVLQHSELWPEIPYWYADSPDPKKVIAYLDDQKHRGRPEHEEDDDEGSLAAAALGERAAAGPPGERGQRPLLRLCGRQSVLLACDWLELQTAGHIRPGASSSDVTGCYQSKRAGIQLGETFCTHFLYFVYLFWNKCFHTFYKYFHIF; encoded by the exons ATGGAAGACGAAGAGCGGCTACAGCTCGGAGGAAACCCGGACTGGATGTCCCGTTTGCCCGAGAAGCTGCTTGATGTCCCGCTGTGGAACCTGGCCATCCCCG GGAGCCACGACAGCATGTCTTTCTGTCTGGAtgtgtcctctcctgtcctgaGATCAGAGCCCTGTCTCCTCAGGGTGAGTGACAGGCTGTGTCCCTGCTGGACTCGACCCTGTGTCTCCCGCTGGGCTACGACACAG CAGTCAGTCCTCAGTGACCAGTGCGATCTTGGTGTTCGTTTCTTGGACCTGCGGATCGCCATGAAGCCCAAAGGAGGCCTCAAATTGTTCTTTGCCCACGGCATCTACACAGTGATGACTGTGCAG gaGGCTCTGGATGAACTGGCTACCTGGTTGGACGCTCATCCAAAAGAGATCGTAATCATTTCCTGCTCGCATTTCGAATCGCTGACTAATCAAGATCACGCTCGCCTGGTGGAGTTCATCATCGCGCTGTTTGGGAAGAAGCTCTGCTCCCCACAG CAGGATACTCCGACTCTGCGGTCCTGCTGGTCCAGGGGTCATCAGCTCGTAGTTTCCTACAGTGACCAGCAGATGGTGCTGCAGCACTCTGAGCTGTGGCCTGAAATACCATACTG GTATGCCGACAGCCCAGACCCTAAGAAGGTGATCGCCTACCTGGACGACCAGAAGCACAGAGGACGACCAG AACATGAGGAAGATGACGATGAGGGCTCTCTCGCTGCTGCTGCGCTGGGCGAGCGAGCAGCGGCCGGGCCGCCAGGCGAGCGGGGTCAACGTCCTCTGCTGCGACTTTGTGGACGCCAGTCAGTTCTGCTCGCTTGTGATTGGCTTGAACTACAAACTGCTGGACACATCCGCCCAGGAGCGTCTTCTTCAGATGTAACTGGGTGTTACCAGAGCAAGCGGGCTGGCATCCAACTTGGAGAAACTTTTTGTACAcactttttatattttgtttacCTATTTTGGAATAAATGCTTTCATACGTTCTATAAATACTTTCATATATTTTGA
- the LOC143316207 gene encoding PI-PLC X domain-containing protein 1-like isoform X2 gives MEDEERLQLGGNPDWMSRLPEKLLDVPLWNLAIPGSHDSMSFCLDVSSPVLRSEPCLLRVSDRLCPCWTRPCVSRWATTQQSVLSDQCDLGVRFLDLRIAMKPKGGLKLFFAHGIYTVMTVQEALDELATWLDAHPKEIVIISCSHFESLTNQDHARLVEFIIALFGKKLCSPQDTPTLRSCWSRGHQLVVSYSDQQMVLQHSELWPEIPYWYADSPDPKKVIAYLDDQKHRGRPEHEEDDDEGSLAAAALGERAAAGPPGERGQRPLLRLCGRQSVLLACDWLELQTAGHIRPGASSSDVTGCYQSKRAGIQLGETFCTHFLYFVYLFWNKCFHTFYKYFHIF, from the exons ATGGAAGACGAAGAGCGGCTACAGCTCGGAGGAAACCCGGACTGGATGTCCCGTTTGCCCGAGAAGCTGCTTGATGTCCCGCTGTGGAACCTGGCCATCCCCG GGAGCCACGACAGCATGTCTTTCTGTCTGGAtgtgtcctctcctgtcctgaGATCAGAGCCCTGTCTCCTCAGGGTGAGTGACAGGCTGTGTCCCTGCTGGACTCGACCCTGTGTCTCCCGCTGGGCTACGACACAG CAGTCAGTCCTCAGTGACCAGTGCGATCTTGGTGTTCGTTTCTTGGACCTGCGGATCGCCATGAAGCCCAAAGGAGGCCTCAAATTGTTCTTTGCCCACGGCATCTACACAGTGATGACTGTGCAG gaGGCTCTGGATGAACTGGCTACCTGGTTGGACGCTCATCCAAAAGAGATCGTAATCATTTCCTGCTCGCATTTCGAATCGCTGACTAATCAAGATCACGCTCGCCTGGTGGAGTTCATCATCGCGCTGTTTGGGAAGAAGCTCTGCTCCCCACAG GATACTCCGACTCTGCGGTCCTGCTGGTCCAGGGGTCATCAGCTCGTAGTTTCCTACAGTGACCAGCAGATGGTGCTGCAGCACTCTGAGCTGTGGCCTGAAATACCATACTG GTATGCCGACAGCCCAGACCCTAAGAAGGTGATCGCCTACCTGGACGACCAGAAGCACAGAGGACGACCAG AACATGAGGAAGATGACGATGAGGGCTCTCTCGCTGCTGCTGCGCTGGGCGAGCGAGCAGCGGCCGGGCCGCCAGGCGAGCGGGGTCAACGTCCTCTGCTGCGACTTTGTGGACGCCAGTCAGTTCTGCTCGCTTGTGATTGGCTTGAACTACAAACTGCTGGACACATCCGCCCAGGAGCGTCTTCTTCAGATGTAACTGGGTGTTACCAGAGCAAGCGGGCTGGCATCCAACTTGGAGAAACTTTTTGTACAcactttttatattttgtttacCTATTTTGGAATAAATGCTTTCATACGTTCTATAAATACTTTCATATATTTTGA
- the LOC143316207 gene encoding PI-PLC X domain-containing protein 1-like isoform X4, giving the protein MEDEERLQLGGNPDWMSRLPEKLLDVPLWNLAIPGSHDSMSFCLDVSSPVLRSEPCLLRVSDRLCPCWTRPCVSRWATTQQSVLSDQCDLGVRFLDLRIAMKPKGGLKLFFAHGIYTVMTVQEALDELATWLDAHPKEIVIISCSHFESLTNQDHARLVEFIIALFGKKLCSPQDTPTLRSCWSRGHQLVVSYSDQQMVLQHSELWPEIPYWYADSPDPKKVIAYLDDQKHRGRPAGFYVSGLNLTEDAPYVLLHPLQNMRKMTMRALSLLLRWASEQRPGRQASGVNVLCCDFVDASQFCSLVIGLNYKLLDTSAQERLLQM; this is encoded by the exons ATGGAAGACGAAGAGCGGCTACAGCTCGGAGGAAACCCGGACTGGATGTCCCGTTTGCCCGAGAAGCTGCTTGATGTCCCGCTGTGGAACCTGGCCATCCCCG GGAGCCACGACAGCATGTCTTTCTGTCTGGAtgtgtcctctcctgtcctgaGATCAGAGCCCTGTCTCCTCAGGGTGAGTGACAGGCTGTGTCCCTGCTGGACTCGACCCTGTGTCTCCCGCTGGGCTACGACACAG CAGTCAGTCCTCAGTGACCAGTGCGATCTTGGTGTTCGTTTCTTGGACCTGCGGATCGCCATGAAGCCCAAAGGAGGCCTCAAATTGTTCTTTGCCCACGGCATCTACACAGTGATGACTGTGCAG gaGGCTCTGGATGAACTGGCTACCTGGTTGGACGCTCATCCAAAAGAGATCGTAATCATTTCCTGCTCGCATTTCGAATCGCTGACTAATCAAGATCACGCTCGCCTGGTGGAGTTCATCATCGCGCTGTTTGGGAAGAAGCTCTGCTCCCCACAG GATACTCCGACTCTGCGGTCCTGCTGGTCCAGGGGTCATCAGCTCGTAGTTTCCTACAGTGACCAGCAGATGGTGCTGCAGCACTCTGAGCTGTGGCCTGAAATACCATACTG GTATGCCGACAGCCCAGACCCTAAGAAGGTGATCGCCTACCTGGACGACCAGAAGCACAGAGGACGACCAG CTGGTTTTTACGTCAGTGGTCTGAACCTGACAGAGGACGCTCCCTatgtcctcctccatcccctccagAACATGAGGAAGATGACGATGAGGGCTCTCTCGCTGCTGCTGCGCTGGGCGAGCGAGCAGCGGCCGGGCCGCCAGGCGAGCGGGGTCAACGTCCTCTGCTGCGACTTTGTGGACGCCAGTCAGTTCTGCTCGCTTGTGATTGGCTTGAACTACAAACTGCTGGACACATCCGCCCAGGAGCGTCTTCTTCAGATGTAA
- the LOC143316207 gene encoding PI-PLC X domain-containing protein 1-like isoform X3, with the protein MEDEERLQLGGNPDWMSRLPEKLLDVPLWNLAIPGSHDSMSFCLDVSSPVLRSEPCLLRVSDRLCPCWTRPCVSRWATTQQSVLSDQCDLGVRFLDLRIAMKPKGGLKLFFAHGIYTVMTVQEALDELATWLDAHPKEIVIISCSHFESLTNQDHARLVEFIIALFGKKLCSPQQDTPTLRSCWSRGHQLVVSYSDQQMVLQHSELWPEIPYWYADSPDPKKVIAYLDDQKHRGRPAGFYVSGLNLTEDAPYVLLHPLQNMRKMTMRALSLLLRWASEQRPGRQASGVNVLCCDFVDASQFCSLVIGLNYKLLDTSAQERLLQM; encoded by the exons ATGGAAGACGAAGAGCGGCTACAGCTCGGAGGAAACCCGGACTGGATGTCCCGTTTGCCCGAGAAGCTGCTTGATGTCCCGCTGTGGAACCTGGCCATCCCCG GGAGCCACGACAGCATGTCTTTCTGTCTGGAtgtgtcctctcctgtcctgaGATCAGAGCCCTGTCTCCTCAGGGTGAGTGACAGGCTGTGTCCCTGCTGGACTCGACCCTGTGTCTCCCGCTGGGCTACGACACAG CAGTCAGTCCTCAGTGACCAGTGCGATCTTGGTGTTCGTTTCTTGGACCTGCGGATCGCCATGAAGCCCAAAGGAGGCCTCAAATTGTTCTTTGCCCACGGCATCTACACAGTGATGACTGTGCAG gaGGCTCTGGATGAACTGGCTACCTGGTTGGACGCTCATCCAAAAGAGATCGTAATCATTTCCTGCTCGCATTTCGAATCGCTGACTAATCAAGATCACGCTCGCCTGGTGGAGTTCATCATCGCGCTGTTTGGGAAGAAGCTCTGCTCCCCACAG CAGGATACTCCGACTCTGCGGTCCTGCTGGTCCAGGGGTCATCAGCTCGTAGTTTCCTACAGTGACCAGCAGATGGTGCTGCAGCACTCTGAGCTGTGGCCTGAAATACCATACTG GTATGCCGACAGCCCAGACCCTAAGAAGGTGATCGCCTACCTGGACGACCAGAAGCACAGAGGACGACCAG CTGGTTTTTACGTCAGTGGTCTGAACCTGACAGAGGACGCTCCCTatgtcctcctccatcccctccagAACATGAGGAAGATGACGATGAGGGCTCTCTCGCTGCTGCTGCGCTGGGCGAGCGAGCAGCGGCCGGGCCGCCAGGCGAGCGGGGTCAACGTCCTCTGCTGCGACTTTGTGGACGCCAGTCAGTTCTGCTCGCTTGTGATTGGCTTGAACTACAAACTGCTGGACACATCCGCCCAGGAGCGTCTTCTTCAGATGTAA